From a single Pelmatolapia mariae isolate MD_Pm_ZW linkage group LG20, Pm_UMD_F_2, whole genome shotgun sequence genomic region:
- the tfe3a gene encoding transcription factor E3a, whose protein sequence is MSAVIPEQVRSEQGSRSGAEPEQPEAGVLQPQTVFVILDPAETLNVVRVESGIVADIEVDGLLPSDCDTFYEIKSQPISISSSAAAPSSSSSSLPSVMSSRVLMRQDLMRQQALEEEHKETQKKQQQLLRFSDSSSPICVSVPSSCIPPAQVPVEVLKVQTHLENPTRYHIQQAQRQQVRQYLSTTKTANQQQAAVASHCPQLGFTPGQPMDGSPKQEVEDIIVDDIISLDSSLNDEFLTLIDSELQLANTLPDPENLLDGYGGSGGNTMPTLTVSNSCPANLHAVKRELTEVESKALVKERQKKDNHNLIERRRRFNINDRIKELGALIPKSSDPETRWNKGTILKASVDYIRKLQKEQHRAREMEERQRRLESTNRSLMLRIQELELQARVLGLSSSSSNSPPPKSSSSSLDPQTLLSPPLLHPFSSSSSPSSSSLVTPSLGLDALTFTDLDEPQGAATVFSPDLMSDMGLTDLHGLGGLLMEDGSGAGVMSDPLLSCGASKTSSRRSSFSMDEDL, encoded by the exons ATGTCAGCCGTTATCCCGGAGCAGGTCCGGAGCGAGCAGGGGAGCCGCAGCGGAGCCGAGCCGGAGCAGCCGGAGGCCGGCGTCCTGCAGCCGCAGACCGTGTTTGTCATCCTGGACCCGGCGGAAACTCTCAACGTGGTCCG AGTGGAGTCTGGGATCGTTGCTGACATCGAGGTCGACGGTCTGCTGCCATCTGACTGCGACACCTTCTATGAAATCAAGAGTCAGCCAATCAGCATCAG TTCATCTGCAGCAGCtccctcctcttcatcttcttcacTGCCGTCAGTGATGTCATCGAG GGTTTTGATGCGTCAGGATCTGATGCGTCAGCAGGCTCTGGAGGAGGAGCATAAGGAGACGCAGAAGAAGCAACAGCAGCTTCTTCGCTTCTCCGACTCCTCCTCGCCCATCTGCGTCTCGGTGCCCTCCTCCTGCATACCTCCTGCTCAGGTCCCTGTGGAGGTGCTAAAG GTgcagactcacctggagaatCCCACCAGGTATCACATCCAGCAGGCTCAGAGGCAGCAGGTCCGTCAGTACCTGTCCACCACCAAGacagccaatcagcagcaggCTGCAGTGGCAAGTCACTGCCCCCAGCTGGGCTTCACCCCTGGACAGCCAATGGACGGGAGCCCCAAACAGGAA GTAGAAGACATCATTGTCGATGACATCATTAGCCTGGATTCGAGCCTGAACGACGAGTTTCTGACGCTGATCGACTCGGAGCTGCAGCTCGCCAACACG CTCCCCGATCCTGAGAACTTGCTGGATGGGTATGGTGGCAGCGGCGGGAACACCATGCCTACGCTTACCGTTAGCAACAGCTGCCCGGCCAACCTGCACGCCGTCAAGAGAGAGCTGACTG AGGTGGAGTCCAAAGCTCTGGttaaagaaagacagaagaaggACAATCACAACCTCA TCGAGAGGAGGCGGCGCTTCAACATCAATGACCGGATCAAAGAACTCGGAGCTCTGATCCCTAAATCCTCTGACCC TGAGACGAGGTGGAACAAAGGAACCATCCTGAAGGCGTCGGTGGATTACATCCGCAAGCTGCAGAAGGAACAGCACAGAGCCCGAGAGATGGAGGAGAGGCAGAGGAGGCTGGAGAGCACCAACCGCTCGCTGATGCTCCGCATACAG gAGTTGGAGCTTCAGGCTCGCGTCCTTggcctctcctcttcctcttccaaCTCACCTCCCCCaaagtcctcctcctcctctctggaCCCCCAGACCCTGCTCTCTCCTCCACTGCTTCATCccttttcctcttcctcctccccctcctcctcctccctggtGACTCCCTCTCTGGGTCTGGATGCTCTGACTTTTACGGACCTGGATGAGCCTCAGGGAGCCGCCACCGTTTTCTCCCCAGACCTGATGTCTGACATGGGGCTGACTGACCTGCACGGCCTGGGGGGCCTCCTGATGGAGGACGGGAGCGGGGCAGGAGTGATGTCCGACCCTCTGCTGTCCTGCGGAGCCTCGAAGaccagcagcaggaggagcagcTTCAGCATGGATGAGGATCTTTGA